Proteins encoded by one window of Ursus arctos isolate Adak ecotype North America unplaced genomic scaffold, UrsArc2.0 scaffold_22, whole genome shotgun sequence:
- the LOC113269245 gene encoding olfactory receptor 52I2: MLGIPYNHTMETPATFFLVGIPGLQSSHLWLAISLSAMYITSLLGNTLIMTVIWMDFTLQEPMYCFLYVLAAVDIVLASSVVPKMVSIFFSGDGSISFNACFTQMYIVHAATSVETGLLLAMAFDRYVAICKPLHYKRILTPQLMLAMSMAITIRAVIFMTPLSWMLSHLPFCGSNVVLHSYCEHIAVAKLACADPMPSSLYSVIGSSIIVGSDVAFIAASYQLILRAVCGLSSKNAQLKALSTCGSHVGVMALYYLPGMASIYVAWLGKAMVPLHTQVLLADLYLVIPPTLNPIIYGLRTKQIRKRTWSLLMHCLFDHSKLGP; the protein is encoded by the coding sequence ATGCTGGGAATACCCTATAACCACACAATGGAAACCCCTGCTACCTTCTTCCTTGTGGGCATCCCAGGTTTGCAGTCTTCACATCTTTGGCTGGCTATTTCACTGAGTGCCATGTATATCACATCTCTGTTAGGAAACACACTCATAATGACTGTAATCTGGATGGATTTCACTCTACAAGAGCCCATGTATTGCTTTCTGTATGTTCTGGCTGCTGTGGACATTGTTTTGGCCTCCTCTGTGGTACCCAAGATGGTGAGCATCTTCTTCTCAGGAGATGGCTCTATCAGCTTTAATGCCTGTTTCACTCAGATGTATATTGTCCATGCAGCCACATCTGTGGAGACAGGGCTATTGCTGGCCATGGCTTTTGACCGCTATGTAGCCATCTGTAAGCCCCTACACTACAAGAGAATTCTCACACCTCAACTGATGCTGGCAATGAGTATGGCCATCACCATTAGAGCTGTCATATTTATGACTCCATTGAGTTGGATGTTAAGTCATCTGCCTTTCTGTGGTTCCAATGTGGTTCTCCATTCCTACTGTGAGCACATAGCTGTAGCCAAGTTGGCATGTGCTGACCCTATGCCCAGTAGTCTCTACAGTGTGATTGGCTCATCCATTATTGTGGGTTCTGATGTGGCCTTCATTGCTGCCTCTTATCAACTAATTCTCCGGGCAGTATGTGGTCTCTCCTCAAAGAATGCTCAGCTGAAAGCATTAAGCACATGTGGCTCTCACGTGGGGGTTATGGCTCTGTACTACTTACCTGGGATGGCATCCATCTACGTGGCCTGGCTAGGGAAGGCTATGGTGCCACTCCACACTCAAGTACTGTTAGCTGATTTGTATCTGGTCATCCCACCCACCTTAAACCCCATCATTTATGGCCTGAGGACCAAACAAATACGGAAGCGAACATGGAGCTTGCTGATGCACTGCCTCTTTGACCACTCCAAACTGGGTCCCTAA
- the TRIM68 gene encoding E3 ubiquitin-protein ligase TRIM68 isoform X3, with the protein MDPVALAEAIVEEVACPICMTFLREPWKLHEALEHLRKEQDEAWKLEVGERKRTASWKIQVETRKQSIMWEFEKYRRLLKKKQPPGRRLEVEAAAALASLEQEEGETVQKLEQNHNELIQQSRVLWRLIAELEERSQRPVRWMLQGIQEVLNRSKSWSLRRPEPVSLDLKTDCRVLGLREILKTYAADVRLDPDTAYSRLVVSEDRKCVRYGDTKQKLPDNPERFYRYNIVLGSQCISSGRHYWEVEVGDRSEWGLGVCKENVDRKEVVYLSPHYGFWVIRLRKGNEYRAGTDEYPLLSLPVPPRRVGVFLDYEAHDISFYNVTDNGSHIFTFPHYPFPGRLLPYFSPCYSIGANNTAPLAICSLDGED; encoded by the exons ATGGATCCTGTGGCATTGGCAGAAGCCATTGTGGAAGAAGTGGCCTGTCCCATCTGCATGACCTTCCTGAGGGAGCCT TGGAAACTGCACGAGGCTCTGGAGCATCTGAGGAAAGAGCAAGATGAGGCCTGGAAGCTGGAAGTTGGTGAGAGGAAACGAACTGCCAGCTGGAAG ATACAGGTGGAAACCCGAAAGCAGAGTATCATGTGGGAGTTTGAGAAATACCGGCGGTTACTAAAGAAAAAGCAGCCACCAGGTCGGCGACTGGAGGTGGAAGCAGCCGCAGCTCTGGCCAGCCTcgagcaggaagagggggagacCGTGCAGAAACTGGAGCAGAATCACAATGAGCTCATCCAGCAGAGCCGAGTGCTGTGGAGGCTGATTGCTGAGCTGGAGGAGAGGTCTCAGAGGCCTGTCCGCTGGATGCTGCAG gGTATTCAGGAAGTCTTAAACAG GAGCAAGTCTTGGAGTCTGCGGAGGCCAGAACCAGTCTCCCTGGACCTAAAGACAGATTGCCGCGTGCTGGGGCTAAGAGAGATTTTGAAGACGTATGCAG CTGACGTGCGCCTGGATCCAGACACCGCTTATTCTCGCCTCGTTGTGTCTGAGGACAGAAAATGCGTGCGCTATGGAGACACCAAGCAGAAACTGCCTGACAATCCTGAGAGATTTTACCGCTACAATATCGTCCTGGGCAGCCAATGCATCTCCTCAGGCCGGCACTACTGGGAGGTGGAAGTGGGAGACAGGTCAGAATGGGGCCTGGGAGTGTGTAAGGAAAATGTGGACCGGAAGGAGGTGGTCTATTTATCTCCCCACTATGGATTCTGGGTGATCAGGCTGCGGAAGGGAAATGAGTACCGAGCAGGCACCGATGAGTACCCCCTCCTGTCCTTGCCAGTCCCTCCCCGCCGGGTGGGGGTCTTCCTGGATTATGAGGCCCATGATATCTCTTTCTACAATGTGACTGACAATGGCTCCCACATCTTCACTTTCCCCCACTATCCCTTCCCTGGGCGTCTCCTGCCCTACTTCAGTCCTTGCTACAGCATTGGAGCAAACAACACGGCTCCTCTGGCCATCTGCTCCCTGGATGGGGAGGACTAA
- the TRIM68 gene encoding E3 ubiquitin-protein ligase TRIM68 isoform X1: MDPVALAEAIVEEVACPICMTFLREPVSIDCGHSFCHSCLSGLWEVPGESQNWGYTCPLCRAPVQPRNLRPNWQLANVVEKVRLLGLQPGMGLKGDVCELHREPLKMFCKEDGLIMCEACSQSPEHEAHSVVPMEDVTWEYKWKLHEALEHLRKEQDEAWKLEVGERKRTASWKIQVETRKQSIMWEFEKYRRLLKKKQPPGRRLEVEAAAALASLEQEEGETVQKLEQNHNELIQQSRVLWRLIAELEERSQRPVRWMLQGIQEVLNRSKSWSLRRPEPVSLDLKTDCRVLGLREILKTYAADVRLDPDTAYSRLVVSEDRKCVRYGDTKQKLPDNPERFYRYNIVLGSQCISSGRHYWEVEVGDRSEWGLGVCKENVDRKEVVYLSPHYGFWVIRLRKGNEYRAGTDEYPLLSLPVPPRRVGVFLDYEAHDISFYNVTDNGSHIFTFPHYPFPGRLLPYFSPCYSIGANNTAPLAICSLDGED, translated from the exons ATGGATCCTGTGGCATTGGCAGAAGCCATTGTGGAAGAAGTGGCCTGTCCCATCTGCATGACCTTCCTGAGGGAGCCTGTGAGCATCGACTGTGGCCACAGCTTCTGCCACAGCTGTCTCTCTGGACTGTGGGAGGTTCCAGGAGAATCCCAGAACTGGGGTTACACCTGTCCCCTCTGCCGGGCTCCTGTCCAGCCAAGGAACCTACGGCCCAATTGGCAGCTGGCCAATGTTGTAGAGAAAGTTCGTCTGCTGGGACTGCAGCCAGGAATGGGGCTGAAGGGCGATGTGTGTGAGCTCCACAGGGAACCATTAAAAATGTTCTGCAAAGAGGATGGCCTGATCATGTGTGAGGCCTGCAGCCAGTCCCCTGAGCATGAGGCCCACAGTGTCGTGCCCATGGAGGATGTCACCTGGGAATATAAG TGGAAACTGCACGAGGCTCTGGAGCATCTGAGGAAAGAGCAAGATGAGGCCTGGAAGCTGGAAGTTGGTGAGAGGAAACGAACTGCCAGCTGGAAG ATACAGGTGGAAACCCGAAAGCAGAGTATCATGTGGGAGTTTGAGAAATACCGGCGGTTACTAAAGAAAAAGCAGCCACCAGGTCGGCGACTGGAGGTGGAAGCAGCCGCAGCTCTGGCCAGCCTcgagcaggaagagggggagacCGTGCAGAAACTGGAGCAGAATCACAATGAGCTCATCCAGCAGAGCCGAGTGCTGTGGAGGCTGATTGCTGAGCTGGAGGAGAGGTCTCAGAGGCCTGTCCGCTGGATGCTGCAG gGTATTCAGGAAGTCTTAAACAG GAGCAAGTCTTGGAGTCTGCGGAGGCCAGAACCAGTCTCCCTGGACCTAAAGACAGATTGCCGCGTGCTGGGGCTAAGAGAGATTTTGAAGACGTATGCAG CTGACGTGCGCCTGGATCCAGACACCGCTTATTCTCGCCTCGTTGTGTCTGAGGACAGAAAATGCGTGCGCTATGGAGACACCAAGCAGAAACTGCCTGACAATCCTGAGAGATTTTACCGCTACAATATCGTCCTGGGCAGCCAATGCATCTCCTCAGGCCGGCACTACTGGGAGGTGGAAGTGGGAGACAGGTCAGAATGGGGCCTGGGAGTGTGTAAGGAAAATGTGGACCGGAAGGAGGTGGTCTATTTATCTCCCCACTATGGATTCTGGGTGATCAGGCTGCGGAAGGGAAATGAGTACCGAGCAGGCACCGATGAGTACCCCCTCCTGTCCTTGCCAGTCCCTCCCCGCCGGGTGGGGGTCTTCCTGGATTATGAGGCCCATGATATCTCTTTCTACAATGTGACTGACAATGGCTCCCACATCTTCACTTTCCCCCACTATCCCTTCCCTGGGCGTCTCCTGCCCTACTTCAGTCCTTGCTACAGCATTGGAGCAAACAACACGGCTCCTCTGGCCATCTGCTCCCTGGATGGGGAGGACTAA